A genome region from Glutamicibacter arilaitensis Re117 includes the following:
- a CDS encoding ATP-dependent DNA helicase RecG — MAETTQTSFENAELSAYLGKKNSAALEKAFGYTTVGEFLWHFPRRYVEVGELTPIAELPFDEHVTVVAQVVNVSQRQMHSRRGFIFEVTVSDELSAGGQELKMTFFNGYQARTDLHIGTIAMFSGKVSWYQDYLQLSQPEYAILDEASQADPRPIPIYPASAKMPNKRIRDLMGLLLEQFTDQNIPEFLPTEVLSSRHYPVRHQAFLDRHFPKEIKYAYVARQRFAFEEAFLLQLALGERGRQLGAQKAIARPPAPGRLAAKFDAQLPFRLTEDQVLVGQHISADLEQSHPMHRLLQGEVGSGKTIVALRAILQVIDAGGQAALLAPTEVLAAQHYASIRKMLGNLAEPGLFGEGEGTGVALLTGSAKTAQRREALLGIASGETGLIIGTHALLSDQVQFAELGLVVVDEQHRFGVEQRDALRAKAGDTVPHTLVMTATPIPRTVAMTVFGDLETSTIKRLPAGRAPIQTHIVPMQLSGFRDRLFSRITEEVQKGHQVYVVCPRISDTTAEQGVLLSTYDDSSVGQTMSVEAMQEMLAGMPEFAGIRTQTLHSQLDTTDKQETMDSFARGEIDVLISTTVIEVGVDVHNATLMVIMDAERFGISQLHQLRGRVGRGGLPGTCLMTTWLDADHPSVGRLKTIESTTDGFELAEADLAERREGNILGVQQSGSKSSLRELSIIKDRSLIEQARADVGLVLANGKWGTHHPMLLAAAGSWIDEPTKEFLNKN, encoded by the coding sequence ATGGCTGAAACTACGCAGACCTCGTTTGAGAATGCAGAGCTGTCCGCTTACCTCGGAAAAAAGAACTCCGCTGCCCTGGAAAAAGCTTTTGGGTACACCACAGTGGGTGAATTCCTCTGGCATTTTCCGCGTCGCTATGTCGAGGTTGGAGAACTAACTCCAATCGCGGAGTTGCCTTTCGATGAACATGTCACGGTCGTTGCCCAAGTTGTGAACGTCAGCCAGCGTCAGATGCATTCGAGACGTGGTTTTATCTTTGAAGTAACCGTCAGTGATGAACTTAGTGCTGGCGGCCAAGAACTCAAGATGACCTTCTTTAATGGCTATCAAGCACGCACCGACCTGCATATCGGTACCATCGCGATGTTTAGCGGTAAAGTCAGCTGGTACCAAGACTACCTGCAGCTGAGCCAACCAGAATACGCAATCCTGGATGAAGCCTCACAGGCTGACCCTCGCCCTATTCCGATCTATCCGGCTTCGGCCAAGATGCCCAATAAGCGCATCAGGGATTTGATGGGCTTGCTGCTCGAACAATTCACAGATCAGAATATCCCCGAATTTCTGCCCACTGAAGTTCTAAGCTCTCGCCATTATCCGGTACGCCATCAAGCTTTCTTGGATCGCCATTTTCCTAAAGAGATCAAGTACGCGTACGTTGCTCGCCAGCGTTTTGCCTTTGAAGAAGCCTTTCTGCTGCAACTGGCGCTCGGGGAACGGGGCCGCCAACTGGGAGCACAGAAAGCTATTGCCCGTCCGCCTGCACCTGGTCGGCTAGCCGCCAAATTTGATGCTCAGCTGCCGTTCAGGTTAACTGAGGACCAGGTATTGGTCGGTCAGCATATCAGCGCGGATCTCGAGCAGTCGCATCCAATGCATCGCTTGCTTCAGGGAGAGGTGGGCTCTGGCAAGACGATTGTTGCGTTGCGTGCAATCTTGCAAGTGATCGATGCAGGGGGACAAGCAGCACTCTTGGCTCCGACGGAAGTCCTGGCCGCACAGCATTATGCTTCGATTCGCAAAATGCTGGGCAACCTCGCAGAGCCTGGGTTGTTTGGCGAAGGCGAAGGAACTGGAGTCGCGCTTCTGACAGGTTCGGCAAAAACTGCGCAACGTCGCGAAGCCTTACTCGGAATCGCCAGCGGTGAAACCGGACTGATCATTGGTACTCATGCCCTGCTAAGTGACCAGGTGCAATTTGCTGAACTGGGTCTTGTGGTCGTGGACGAGCAGCATCGATTTGGTGTAGAACAGCGTGATGCGTTGCGGGCTAAGGCAGGAGACACCGTTCCACATACCTTGGTTATGACTGCTACTCCCATACCGCGTACAGTGGCCATGACAGTATTTGGGGATTTGGAAACATCGACAATTAAACGCCTGCCCGCCGGTCGCGCACCGATCCAGACTCACATCGTGCCAATGCAGCTAAGCGGCTTTCGTGACAGGCTCTTCTCAAGAATCACTGAAGAAGTGCAAAAAGGCCACCAAGTTTATGTTGTGTGCCCAAGAATTTCAGATACAACTGCGGAACAAGGAGTTCTGCTGTCCACGTATGACGATTCTTCAGTCGGACAAACGATGAGTGTAGAAGCAATGCAAGAGATGCTCGCGGGCATGCCTGAATTTGCGGGGATACGTACCCAAACACTTCACTCGCAGCTAGACACAACTGACAAGCAAGAGACAATGGATTCCTTTGCACGTGGAGAGATTGACGTGCTGATTTCTACTACGGTCATTGAAGTTGGCGTTGACGTTCATAACGCGACGCTGATGGTAATTATGGACGCCGAGCGCTTTGGCATCTCGCAGCTGCACCAGTTGCGTGGTCGTGTAGGCCGTGGTGGTCTTCCTGGGACATGCTTGATGACCACATGGTTGGATGCAGACCATCCTTCGGTTGGACGATTGAAAACTATCGAGTCAACAACTGATGGATTTGAACTGGCTGAGGCAGATCTAGCTGAACGCAGAGAAGGAAATATCTTGGGCGTCCAGCAATCGGGCAGCAAGTCGTCATTGCGGGAACTGAGCATCATCAAAGACCGCTCGCTCATCGAGCAGGCCAGAGCCGATGTGGGTCTGGTCCTTGCCAATGGGAAATGGGGCACCCACCATCCAATGCTCCTGGCAGCTGCGGGTAGCTGGATTGATGAACCCACCAAAGAATTTTTGAATAAGAACTAG
- the rsmD gene encoding 16S rRNA (guanine(966)-N(2))-methyltransferase RsmD, with protein sequence MSRIIAGAAGGHPLKSVPGDATRPTTDRVKEALFSRLESWDILSGARVLDLFAGSGSLGIETASRGARQVVLVEKAPKAVAVCQHNAALVNKVLKTNTVTVQRGNVDSVLDGYYNAISGVPSKTFDVVLMDPPYPLAEEELAITLEKISKILAEDATVIIERSARSPEPVWPSSLEKFADKKYGETHLWFAEPV encoded by the coding sequence ATGAGCCGTATTATCGCTGGTGCCGCCGGCGGACACCCATTGAAGTCCGTACCTGGTGATGCCACACGCCCAACAACGGACCGAGTCAAAGAAGCATTGTTCTCACGTCTGGAAAGCTGGGACATTCTTTCGGGCGCACGGGTGCTGGACCTCTTTGCCGGTTCAGGATCACTAGGAATCGAGACAGCCAGTCGAGGCGCGCGCCAGGTGGTGCTTGTTGAAAAGGCACCCAAAGCGGTTGCAGTCTGCCAGCATAACGCGGCACTGGTGAACAAGGTTTTGAAAACCAATACTGTGACCGTTCAGCGAGGGAACGTAGACAGTGTTCTAGATGGTTATTACAACGCAATATCGGGAGTTCCCAGCAAAACTTTTGATGTTGTCTTGATGGATCCTCCCTATCCGCTGGCTGAAGAAGAACTAGCCATCACGCTAGAGAAAATATCCAAAATTTTGGCCGAAGACGCCACGGTGATTATTGAGCGTTCCGCCCGTTCGCCAGAACCGGTATGGCCGAGCTCCCTGGAGAAGTTCGCTGACAAAAAATACGGCGAAACCCACCTATGGTTTGCAGAACCCGTCTAA
- a CDS encoding spermidine synthase encodes MTQKLAKRWLGFVQEHATIYDDDIVPGSMILAIGDAPQSHVNLSHPEEVFYEYLARIANHLTVLRPENRPLKMLHLGAGALTLARWASVIYPSSTHVAVDIERELLDFVLTHLPLPLGCELSPIVADARSVLAEQLSDEKFDVIVLDIFSGPEAPEHLTTAGYYAELKNSLTNDGLLFVNIGDDPPLDFTCSQVEAARSSFETVMLSSSPEMFTKRFPGNMILTASSQAFHEDQILQCQAAGPFPSEVRHAMDLDGFCKP; translated from the coding sequence ATGACTCAGAAACTGGCTAAACGATGGCTCGGGTTCGTCCAAGAGCATGCCACGATTTACGATGATGACATAGTTCCTGGATCGATGATTCTCGCCATTGGCGATGCGCCCCAGTCACACGTTAATCTTTCGCATCCAGAAGAAGTCTTCTACGAATATCTGGCGCGCATTGCCAATCACTTGACCGTTTTGCGCCCGGAGAATCGTCCACTGAAAATGCTGCATTTGGGTGCAGGAGCATTAACGCTTGCCCGCTGGGCCAGTGTCATTTATCCATCCAGCACCCACGTAGCTGTAGATATTGAACGAGAACTACTTGATTTCGTCCTAACGCATCTGCCTCTGCCTCTAGGCTGCGAGCTGTCGCCAATTGTCGCTGATGCACGCAGCGTGCTTGCCGAACAGCTATCCGATGAAAAGTTTGACGTCATCGTATTGGATATCTTCTCCGGACCTGAAGCACCGGAGCATCTGACGACTGCCGGATACTACGCGGAACTCAAGAATTCGCTGACCAATGACGGATTGCTCTTCGTGAACATTGGCGACGATCCCCCGTTGGATTTCACGTGTTCTCAAGTTGAAGCAGCACGTAGCAGCTTCGAGACGGTGATGCTAAGTTCCAGTCCAGAAATGTTTACCAAGCGCTTCCCTGGGAATATGATTCTCACTGCATCGTCTCAAGCGTTCCATGAGGACCAGATACTACAGTGCCAAGCGGCGGGACCATTCCCGTCAGAAGTTCGTCATGCGATGGACTTAGACGGGTTCTGCAAACCATAG
- a CDS encoding aminotransferase class I/II-fold pyridoxal phosphate-dependent enzyme: MPNIRQSQDDNGTMSNNFTPWQRTAYSVNLLDSTGQPGVTIFEEITALANHHGAINLGQGFPDTEGPTEIRQIAVEAIQNGANQYAPGSGTPILREAIAAHQERFYSLKIDPGSEVVVTTGATEAIAACLLAFLEPGDEVVTFEPYYDSYAAMIGLANAVHKVVQLKAPTFEPDLAELRRTVTDKTRVILVNNPHNPTGTVLDESVLKEVIALAHQHNCIIIADEVYEHLTFGVQHVPIATLPGGFERTITISSAGKSFSFTGWKVGWATGPRELITAVRTVKQFLTYSSGPAFQPAVAQALQLSDGFFSDFAASLGQAGEVLASGLEKAGIPVIRPKGTYFLVADVRSFDLNDAAEVARVMPERLGVAAIPMSVFVHPENQNDYQGLLRFAFCKQPDVISAAVERLQRLPEVLSK, encoded by the coding sequence ATGCCTAACATCCGCCAGTCACAAGACGATAATGGAACCATGAGCAATAATTTCACTCCCTGGCAGCGGACTGCTTACAGCGTCAACCTACTAGATTCCACCGGCCAGCCTGGAGTGACTATCTTCGAAGAAATCACCGCACTAGCAAATCATCACGGGGCCATAAATCTAGGTCAGGGATTCCCCGATACCGAAGGGCCAACCGAAATCAGACAAATCGCTGTGGAAGCGATTCAAAACGGTGCAAACCAATATGCACCAGGTTCAGGAACCCCGATCCTCCGCGAAGCCATCGCGGCCCACCAAGAACGCTTCTATTCGCTGAAGATTGACCCAGGTTCCGAGGTTGTCGTGACAACCGGTGCAACAGAAGCCATCGCGGCTTGCCTGCTTGCCTTTTTGGAACCCGGCGATGAGGTTGTAACTTTTGAACCGTATTATGATTCCTACGCAGCCATGATCGGATTGGCCAACGCTGTACACAAGGTTGTCCAGCTCAAAGCGCCTACCTTCGAACCAGATTTAGCGGAACTTCGACGCACGGTCACTGACAAAACTCGAGTGATCCTCGTGAATAATCCTCACAACCCCACAGGCACTGTGCTTGATGAATCAGTGCTCAAAGAAGTCATCGCTCTGGCACATCAGCACAACTGCATTATCATCGCCGATGAAGTCTACGAACATCTGACCTTTGGGGTACAGCATGTTCCTATCGCTACCCTGCCCGGAGGATTTGAACGAACCATTACCATTTCGTCAGCGGGCAAGTCATTTTCCTTTACCGGCTGGAAAGTCGGTTGGGCAACTGGACCTCGTGAACTGATTACTGCTGTTCGTACGGTGAAACAGTTCCTCACCTATTCTTCCGGCCCCGCATTCCAACCCGCCGTTGCCCAGGCACTTCAACTTTCCGATGGCTTCTTCTCAGACTTCGCTGCAAGCCTCGGACAGGCAGGCGAAGTTCTGGCATCGGGGCTCGAAAAAGCAGGCATCCCCGTTATCCGCCCTAAGGGCACCTACTTTTTAGTTGCAGACGTACGCAGTTTTGATCTAAATGACGCGGCAGAAGTTGCACGAGTTATGCCCGAACGATTGGGTGTTGCAGCTATACCAATGTCTGTTTTTGTGCACCCAGAGAATCAAAATGACTATCAAGGACTGTTACGCTTTGCCTTCTGCAAACAGCCGGACGTCATTTCTGCGGCCGTTGAACGTTTGCAACGGCTTCCAGAGGTACTTTCCAAATGA
- the coaD gene encoding pantetheine-phosphate adenylyltransferase, translated as MRRAVCPGSFDPIHNGHVEIIARAASLFDEVIVAVSTNYSKKYRFSEDERVAMVEETVGGLRGVSAMPMGQGLLAYFCKEQGAEAIVKGLRSTVDYAYEIPMATMNRHLTGVETVFLQADTRFTHLSSSLLKEVQALGGDVDDYFPRAVIKRLLT; from the coding sequence ATGCGAAGAGCGGTTTGCCCGGGTTCTTTTGACCCGATTCATAATGGACACGTCGAAATCATTGCCCGTGCGGCGAGCCTTTTTGATGAAGTGATCGTCGCTGTATCGACAAACTACTCCAAGAAGTATCGCTTCAGCGAAGACGAGCGTGTAGCCATGGTGGAAGAAACAGTCGGAGGCCTGCGCGGAGTTTCAGCCATGCCCATGGGGCAAGGACTATTAGCTTATTTCTGCAAGGAACAAGGAGCAGAAGCAATAGTAAAAGGATTGCGTAGCACCGTCGATTATGCCTACGAAATTCCGATGGCCACGATGAACCGGCATCTCACAGGTGTTGAAACCGTCTTTCTGCAAGCAGACACACGCTTTACTCACCTATCCTCGTCGTTGCTTAAAGAAGTGCAAGCACTTGGCGGGGACGTAGACGATTACTTCCCACGCGCAGTTATCAAGCGACTTCTGACCTAG
- the galU gene encoding UTP--glucose-1-phosphate uridylyltransferase GalU, whose product MPKSAITKAVIPAAGLGTRFLPATKAMPKEMLPVVDKPAIQYVVAEAVKSGFTDLLMVTGRNKRALEDHFDRVPSLEYSLEAKGDKKKLDAIHEATRLGDIHYVRQGDPRGLGHAVLCAKQHVGNEPFAVLLGDDLIDERDELLSVMAEVQRKTGGSVIALMEVEPEQISAYGCADVSLVESEDFVKVNALVEKPEINEAPSNLAIIGRYLLHPRVFEVLEHTAPGRGNEIQLTDALQILAAAHGEGAGVHAVIFRGRRYDTGDKLSYLQANITLAVENDELGPSLKSWLKGFVNQLAD is encoded by the coding sequence ATGCCAAAGTCGGCTATTACTAAGGCAGTGATTCCAGCGGCAGGCTTGGGCACTCGATTCCTACCTGCAACGAAGGCAATGCCTAAAGAGATGTTGCCGGTTGTCGATAAGCCAGCCATTCAATACGTAGTCGCAGAAGCCGTTAAGTCCGGTTTCACTGACTTGCTGATGGTTACTGGTCGTAATAAACGTGCTCTTGAAGATCACTTCGATCGTGTTCCGTCGCTCGAATACTCGTTAGAAGCGAAGGGCGACAAGAAGAAGCTTGACGCGATTCATGAGGCCACTCGCCTAGGTGATATCCACTATGTACGCCAGGGCGATCCACGCGGCCTAGGACATGCTGTCCTGTGTGCCAAGCAGCATGTAGGCAACGAACCGTTCGCTGTTCTATTAGGCGATGACTTGATTGACGAGCGTGACGAGCTGCTGTCCGTCATGGCCGAGGTTCAACGGAAAACTGGTGGTTCCGTCATTGCGCTGATGGAAGTGGAGCCGGAACAAATCAGTGCGTACGGATGTGCCGATGTCTCCCTGGTGGAAAGCGAAGACTTTGTTAAAGTCAACGCTCTCGTCGAAAAGCCCGAGATCAACGAGGCACCAAGCAACCTGGCAATTATTGGTAGGTACCTTCTTCATCCACGTGTGTTTGAAGTCTTGGAGCACACGGCACCCGGTCGTGGAAACGAAATCCAGCTTACAGATGCGTTGCAGATACTCGCTGCGGCACATGGCGAAGGCGCCGGAGTGCATGCAGTCATTTTCCGTGGACGCCGTTATGATACTGGCGACAAGCTCAGCTATCTGCAGGCAAATATTACATTGGCCGTTGAGAACGATGAACTGGGACCAAGTCTAAAATCGTGGCTCAAAGGATTTGTCAATCAGCTAGCGGACTAG
- a CDS encoding LCP family protein has product MKKEQDQDLIFSSRSARNRLERKKKRTRSIVVSVVVVVLVAVLSAGYVLFDLQRQFNSKSNTVALSFSDAEEQARPIKDPDDKSMNILLLGVDHADEDTTQSAALNEAVSQRSDSMMLVHIPEDRSQVYVMSMVRDMYVDIPGYGMNKLNAAISLGGVPLLMQTVEGLFDTKLDHLAMIDFEGFRELSTALGGVTVDNEIPFTANDTDYFYPAGDITLQGDRALRFVRERKSFTNGDYQRVANQRKFISAAANQVLSSNTLANPVKLYEIVDKVSPYLTFDQNFDAATLVGLGLQLKNVDTKNMKMFTMPTAGTSTSADGQSIELASELAIAQISDALQTDRMANYLQENPPETP; this is encoded by the coding sequence ATGAAGAAAGAGCAAGACCAAGACCTAATATTTTCGTCGCGAAGCGCACGGAATAGGCTCGAACGTAAGAAGAAGCGGACCCGCAGCATCGTCGTTTCCGTTGTCGTCGTGGTTCTGGTGGCGGTTCTGAGTGCCGGTTACGTTTTGTTTGATTTGCAGCGACAGTTCAACAGCAAATCTAATACCGTCGCGTTGAGCTTTTCGGATGCCGAGGAGCAAGCTCGTCCCATCAAAGATCCCGACGACAAATCGATGAACATCTTGTTGTTGGGTGTTGACCATGCTGACGAAGATACGACGCAGTCCGCTGCCTTGAACGAGGCGGTTTCACAGCGTAGTGATTCCATGATGCTTGTTCATATTCCAGAAGACCGGTCTCAGGTATATGTCATGTCGATGGTTCGAGACATGTATGTGGATATCCCAGGGTACGGAATGAATAAGCTCAATGCTGCAATATCCCTTGGTGGAGTACCGCTGCTGATGCAAACCGTTGAAGGACTCTTTGACACCAAGCTTGATCATTTGGCAATGATTGACTTCGAAGGGTTCCGTGAATTGTCTACGGCACTAGGCGGGGTGACTGTTGACAACGAGATTCCTTTTACGGCCAACGATACGGACTATTTTTACCCTGCTGGAGATATCACGTTGCAAGGTGATCGAGCGCTTCGGTTTGTTCGTGAGCGAAAGTCTTTTACCAACGGTGACTACCAGCGCGTCGCTAATCAACGTAAATTCATTTCAGCTGCGGCTAATCAAGTGCTGTCCTCAAATACGTTAGCTAATCCGGTGAAGCTCTATGAAATCGTCGACAAGGTTTCTCCGTATCTGACCTTCGACCAAAATTTCGATGCAGCAACTCTGGTCGGTCTGGGACTGCAACTCAAGAACGTAGATACGAAAAATATGAAAATGTTTACCATGCCAACTGCTGGGACATCTACTAGCGCAGACGGTCAATCAATAGAACTAGCTAGCGAACTCGCAATTGCTCAAATTAGCGACGCTTTGCAAACCGACAGGATGGCTAACTATCTTCAGGAAAACCCTCCAGAAACGCCCTGA
- a CDS encoding ABC transporter permease — translation MTVADEAEKYGLHRVGARPTLVNYLKETWQRREFIYELAKARVQSQNQRNRLGIVWIVLKPTFNALMYGFIFGILQGGSRGIDYPVFVVIGVFLFEFFSTSMTGGAKAITGNNALVQSLSFPRLALPVAQITQNVLTLMPMVVVMFIYALILGTTPKWSWLTIIPIIALFTVFNLGVALICARITVHVRDFTQILPLIGRVLFYTSGVLFSAERLLSHWPWMIAIFDVHPVYQTLQLARGMIMNVSEYDSWAWWVLTAWAVVTLLVGLLYFWKAEERYGRAN, via the coding sequence ATGACAGTTGCGGATGAAGCCGAAAAATACGGCTTGCACCGAGTTGGCGCAAGACCGACATTGGTCAATTACTTGAAGGAAACGTGGCAGCGCCGCGAGTTCATTTATGAGTTAGCGAAGGCTCGCGTTCAGTCGCAAAACCAGAGAAACCGACTTGGTATTGTCTGGATCGTACTGAAGCCTACATTTAACGCACTGATGTATGGCTTCATTTTTGGAATTCTCCAGGGCGGAAGCAGAGGGATCGACTATCCTGTTTTCGTTGTCATCGGAGTCTTCTTGTTTGAGTTCTTCTCAACTTCCATGACTGGCGGTGCGAAAGCAATCACCGGAAATAATGCCCTGGTCCAGTCTTTGTCTTTTCCTCGATTAGCTTTGCCTGTAGCGCAAATTACCCAGAACGTACTTACGCTCATGCCCATGGTTGTGGTCATGTTCATTTATGCGCTCATATTAGGAACTACGCCCAAATGGTCTTGGCTTACGATTATCCCAATTATTGCTCTGTTTACAGTCTTTAATTTGGGAGTGGCACTCATATGTGCGCGAATTACGGTGCATGTTCGCGACTTTACCCAGATTCTCCCTCTTATAGGTCGTGTCCTGTTCTATACATCTGGAGTGTTGTTTAGTGCTGAACGTCTGCTTAGCCACTGGCCGTGGATGATTGCGATCTTCGACGTTCATCCTGTCTATCAGACGCTTCAACTCGCACGTGGGATGATTATGAACGTGTCCGAGTATGATTCATGGGCTTGGTGGGTACTTACTGCATGGGCTGTTGTCACGCTGCTTGTGGGATTACTTTATTTCTGGAAGGCAGAGGAGCGTTACGGCCGTGCGAATTAG
- a CDS encoding ABC transporter ATP-binding protein: MRISFDDLINPELHPDYEPAPIFSDDTSFIDVVKPEEIKNSQLQVDESRQPVVIVDNLHVKYEVFSSGKAVGNAGARRLLQPKLKGVRTVHALKGITFVAYENESIGVIGSNGSGKSTLLKAITGLTPPSSGAVYARSRPSLLGVGAALIPDLSGDKNITLGGLALGYSREQVEEMRTDITHFAELQEFIDLPMRTYSSGMSARLKFAIAASKKHDILIVDEALAVGDAKFKKRSEAKIREIRDSAGTIFNVSHSMGSIRETCNRVIWIEKGVQMMDGDPDTVIKEYQKHLKAKK, translated from the coding sequence GTGCGAATTAGTTTCGATGATTTGATCAACCCTGAACTACATCCAGATTATGAACCTGCACCCATCTTTTCGGATGATACTTCATTCATAGATGTTGTTAAACCAGAAGAAATCAAGAACTCTCAACTCCAAGTTGACGAATCTCGTCAACCAGTCGTGATTGTAGATAATCTGCACGTCAAGTATGAAGTTTTCTCAAGTGGCAAGGCAGTTGGCAATGCTGGAGCACGACGATTATTGCAACCAAAGCTTAAGGGTGTGCGGACCGTTCATGCGCTAAAGGGAATTACCTTTGTTGCCTACGAGAATGAGTCGATCGGTGTCATCGGCTCGAATGGTTCGGGCAAATCGACGTTATTGAAGGCGATTACGGGATTGACACCTCCATCTAGTGGTGCCGTATACGCGCGATCGCGTCCGAGCTTGCTCGGCGTTGGAGCTGCTCTGATTCCAGACCTTTCCGGCGACAAAAACATTACGTTGGGTGGTCTCGCCCTTGGATATTCGCGCGAACAGGTTGAGGAAATGCGCACGGATATAACTCATTTTGCTGAGTTACAGGAATTCATCGATCTTCCCATGCGCACTTACTCCTCGGGCATGAGCGCTCGTTTGAAGTTTGCTATTGCGGCGTCTAAGAAGCACGATATTTTGATCGTTGACGAAGCTTTGGCTGTTGGAGACGCGAAGTTTAAGAAACGTAGTGAAGCCAAGATCAGGGAGATTCGCGATAGTGCGGGCACTATCTTCAACGTTTCACATTCCATGGGATCCATCAGAGAGACTTGCAATCGAGTTATCTGGATCGAAAAAGGTGTCCAAATGATGGACGGCGATCCGGACACAGTGATCAAGGAATACCAGAAGCATCTGAAAGCGAAGAAGTAA
- a CDS encoding glycosyltransferase family 2 protein: MTEFPGVSYVMPVLNESAYLEEAVTSILAQEYAGEKELVLALGPSHDSTNEVAKQLSAADSRIILVDNPLGRTPIGLNLAIRASTLPIVIRVDAHSELPKNYTQRGIETLYRVNAHDVGGLMDAKGRTPIQRGIAAAYHSKFGFGGPAYHSGAPEGPSESAYLGIFRREVFEEVGYYNEELWRAQDWELCLRIRKAGHTVWFDPELRVGYYPRDSFKSLISQSMASGTWRAEIARRFPEGKSLRHDVPPILLAGVATGFVAAVVEPLTRESAPTGLRVVLNVAKTIPAIYASIALVAGLSSNAKGLKDKLLAACAFPAIHLPWAVGYIKGRVCGAAGTVDKGRVKKS; encoded by the coding sequence ATGACTGAATTTCCTGGCGTCTCTTATGTCATGCCTGTGCTCAATGAATCGGCGTATCTGGAAGAGGCAGTGACCTCGATCCTCGCGCAAGAGTATGCAGGAGAGAAGGAACTGGTCCTAGCACTGGGCCCCAGCCACGATTCCACTAACGAGGTTGCCAAGCAACTATCGGCAGCAGACTCACGAATTATTCTTGTTGATAATCCATTAGGCAGAACTCCGATCGGTCTCAACCTGGCCATTCGTGCGTCTACCTTGCCAATTGTTATTAGGGTTGACGCACATAGCGAACTTCCGAAGAACTATACGCAACGTGGGATCGAGACACTGTACCGCGTGAATGCCCACGATGTCGGTGGGCTAATGGACGCCAAAGGGCGCACCCCTATTCAGCGCGGCATTGCTGCTGCCTACCACTCGAAATTTGGTTTTGGCGGACCTGCCTATCATTCAGGCGCGCCCGAAGGCCCGTCTGAATCCGCGTACCTGGGTATCTTCCGCCGGGAAGTATTTGAAGAAGTCGGTTATTACAACGAAGAACTATGGCGCGCCCAAGACTGGGAACTTTGCCTGCGCATTCGCAAAGCGGGACATACGGTTTGGTTCGACCCCGAACTAAGAGTTGGCTACTACCCACGCGATAGCTTCAAGTCCCTTATTAGCCAGTCCATGGCTTCCGGGACTTGGCGGGCGGAAATTGCTCGGCGCTTCCCTGAAGGAAAATCGTTGCGCCATGATGTGCCACCAATCTTGCTTGCGGGCGTAGCGACGGGATTCGTTGCAGCAGTAGTAGAGCCGCTAACTAGAGAATCTGCACCCACCGGGCTGCGAGTTGTACTAAACGTTGCGAAGACAATCCCTGCCATCTATGCGTCCATTGCATTGGTTGCAGGATTAAGTAGTAACGCAAAAGGACTCAAGGATAAGTTGTTGGCCGCGTGTGCGTTCCCTGCGATTCATTTGCCTTGGGCAGTGGGATACATCAAGGGGCGCGTGTGCGGTGCAGCTGGCACCGTCGACAAGGGACGCGTTAAAAAATCATGA